The following proteins come from a genomic window of Athalia rosae chromosome 1, iyAthRosa1.1, whole genome shotgun sequence:
- the LOC105687117 gene encoding dual specificity protein phosphatase Mpk3 has product MPGGTTEEGLVAPEWLFGELRSLGGPSRLLVLDCRAHSEFSEAHIRGSVPLAIPSIMLRRLAAGKVDLLATIRCLDLRARVEVFLYGDKESRGTFILIGDSTEPAGHQGETIQVLTRRLRNSGGRVASLIGGFGAFRDRYPEWCEGGQGNAEGLTGQDPNEGELMGLRSLRISTPPTTRAYSDSDSDSTCDSVGPEEDKDFPVEILPHLYLGNAANSEDREALARHRIQYILNVTPDLPNVFEDAGSIKYMQIPISDHWSQNLASFFPQAIQFIEEARSSDKGVLVHCLAGVSRSVTITVAYLMHKCSLSLNDAFNLVRSRKSNVAPNFHFMEQLHSFERELRNRGDRSKGNDRRCIGACRPGGPCNCPVPSFISPIDLGLSPDSGIEFDRWAASTPAE; this is encoded by the exons ATGCCTGGTGGAACAACGGAGGAAGGTCTTGTGGCCCCAGAGTGGCTATTTGGTGAGCTACGATCACTCGGAGGACCAAGTCGGCTACTTGTTTTAGACTGTAGAGCTCATTCAGAGTTTTCCGAAGCTCACATACGGGGTTCAGTTCCACTAGCCATTCCAAGCATCATGCTGAGGCGATTGGCAGCTGGAAAAGTTGACCTTCTAGCTACGATCAGATGCCTGGATCTGAGAGCTAGAGTCGAGGTGTTTTTGTATGGCGATAAAGAAAGCCGTGGCACTTTTATCCTGATAGGAGATTCCACTGAACCAGCAGGTCACCAGGGTGAGACTATCCAAGTTCTCACCCGAAGACTTAGGAACAGTGGTGGCAGAGTAGCTAGTTTAATTG GTGGTTTTGGAGCATTCAGAGATAGGTATCCCGAATGGTGCGAAGGAGGGCAGGGAAATGCCGAGGGTCTCACAGGCCAAGATCCGAATGAAGGAGAATTAATGGGTCTAAGATCCCTTCGTATTTCTACTCCTCCGACAACGCGAGCATACTCTGATTCGGACAGCGACAGCACCTGTGACTCTGTCG GTCCTGAGGAGGACAAAGACTTTCCAGTGGAAATCCTGCCACACTTATATTTAGGAAATGCAGCCAATAGTGAAGACAGAGAGGCGTTAGCTCGCCACAGGATACAGTATATTCTCAACGTTACACCTGATTTACCAAATGTTTTCGAAGATGCTGGCTCCATTAAGTACATGCAGATACCGATCAGCGATCACTGGAGTCAAAATTTGGCTAGTTTCTTCCCGCAAGCTATTCAATTCATAG AGGAAGCGAGAAGTTCGGATAAAGGTGTACTGGTTCACTGCCTGGCTGGAGTTTCACGTTCTGTTACAATAACAGTCGCCTACCTTATGCACAAATGCAGCCTTAGCCTGAACGATGCTTTTAATTTGGTCAGAAGTAGAAAGTCTAACGTAGCTCcaaatttccattttatgGAGCAGTTGCACAGTTTTGAAAGAGAACTTAGAAATCGAGGGGACAGAAGTAAAGGCAACGACAGAAGGTGCATCGGTGCCTGTAGACCGGGAGGTCCTTGTAATTGTCCTGTACCAAGTTTTATAAGTCCCATCGATTTAGGGCTTAGTCCGGACTCCGGAATTGAATTTGACAGGTGGGCGGCTAGTACGCCGGCAGAATGA
- the LOC105687110 gene encoding ATP-binding cassette sub-family G member 5, with protein sequence MMSDCVLEIANIFHSTTVDHDGNCFARADPTTVLRDVSARVHGGEVLAVLGSKGSGKRALLDVIAGRAGGETRGRITLNGSSLTPELFRRHGGYVAHRCHLLPGLTVRQSLLYATWLAGLSNRDARVRQTLADLALSQVANRSVSDLTRPEYRRLMLGVQLAKDPGLLLLDEPTWDTDPLNTYLIVSMLWSYATRRGSIVVLTMETPRSDVLPFVSRVALLCLGAVVYSGPTRSMLDYFAYIGFPCPELENPLMYYLCLSTVDRRSRDRFLESNQQISLLVEKFKIEGVLYMKEAPQNPTSIKDSQLGGMHKGLGRGIKPGCFSTLFALYLRGMAATFAFNRCGLGHLAARILLLPFWVALLSILYAYSSPVQSRIFSQTGGLILNLLILFYVTGTAVTALLFPGVRARYYQERREGLYGGAMFISAYTLLSLPMSFISTAGAVGILIPVLELELTSWAYISGILWASYVAAEQVMIAILMIIGSPMTGALAVIYVTLTSIVIGSGGIRSFRNLPDWLSAVSTALPTRYASLALNQLVIDVPGFSNLPYNETISCPGDPNFCRYPEGQTYLIERFTREGENLSEVLNTNLNLLISLAFAFGLVILNSVLYLLPLPASIKAKFRE encoded by the exons ATGATGTCAGACTGCGTATTGGAGATAGCTAATATTTTCCATTCCACTACGGTGGATCATGATGGGAACTGTTTTGCCCGTGCTGATCCTACCACTGTGCTAAGAGATGTTTCTGCTAGAGTTCACGGAGGCGAAGTTTTGGCAGTTTTAGGCTCCAAGGGCTCAGGAAAAAGGGCTTTACTAGATGTCATCG CGGGAAGAGCAGGAGGCGAAACTAGGGGGCGAATTACTTTAAATGGCAGTTCACTTACCCCTGAATTATTCCGACGTCATGGTGGATACGTCGCACACAGATGTCATCTATTACCAGGCTTGACGGTGCGGCAAAGTTTGCTCTATGCAACATGGCTCGCAGGCTTGAGCAACAGAGATGCTAGGGTCCGTCAAACACTTGCTGATTTGGCCCTATCTCAAGTTGCCAACAGATCGGTCAGCGATTTGACCCGACCTGAGTATAGGCGCCTTATGTTGGGAGTTCAACTAGCTAAGGATCCTGGTCTACTGTTACTGGATGAACCGACGTGGGACACAGATCCACTCAATACATATTTAATTGTCTCCATGCTGTGGTCCTACGCGACTAGAAGAGGATCGATAGTTGTTTTAACCATGGAAACTCCAAGGTCCGACGTTTTGCCATTTGTCAGTCGAGTAGCACTGCTCTGTTTGGGAGCTGTAGTTTATTCTGGACCCACAAGGAGCATGCTGGACTATTTCGCCTACATTGGTTTCCCCTGCCCAGAGTTGGAAAATCCGTTAATGTATTATT TATGTTTATCGACTGTGGATCGACGTTCGAGGGACCGATTTTTAGAGTCTAATCAACAAATTTCTTTACtggtggaaaaattcaaaatcgaaGGAGTTTTATACATGAAAGAGGCACCTCAAAATCCAACTAGCATAAAAGATTCCCAGCTAGGAGGAATGCACAAAGGTTTAGGTCGCGGTATTAAGCCAGGATGTTTTTCTACACTTTTTGCTCTTTATCT GAGGGGTATGGCAGCTACTTTTGCATTCAACAGATGTGGCCTGGGACATTTGGCTGCCAGAATTCTATTGCTACCTTTTTGGGTAGCGCTTCTGAGCATTCTCTACGCCTACTCCAGTCCTGTCCAGTCTAGGATATTCTCACAGACAGGAGGACTGATtctaaatttattaattttgttctACGTTACCGGTACAGCAGTGACAGCTCTTCTCT TTCCAGGGGTTCGGGCAAGGTATTAtcaggagaggagagaaggatTATACGGCGGAGCGATGTTCATAAGCGCATACACCTTGTTGAGTTTACCGATGAGTTTCATTTCAACAGCTGGAGCAGTCGGTATTTTAATACCTGTTCTTGAGCTGGAACTTACTTCGTGGGCGTATATTTCTGGCATACTTTGGGCCAGCTACGTAGCAGCAGAGCAAGTTATGATAGCGATACTCATGATAATTGGGAGTCCCATGACAGGAGCGTTGGCTGTTATTTATGTCACATTGACATCGATTGTAATCGGCTCTGGGGGTATTCGAAGCTTTAGAAATTTACCTGACTGGTTATCAGCTGTTTCAACAGCTCTGCCCACAAGGTACGCATCTCTAGCTTTAAATCAATTGGTGATCGATGTTCCTGGATTTTCGAACTTGCCGTATAACGAGACCATCTCTTGTCCTGGAGATCCGAATTTCTGCCGCTATCCCGAAGGTCAAACATATCTGATAGAACGTTTCACTCGAGAAGGTGAAAATCTCTCCGAAGTACTCAACACCAATTTGAATTTGTTGATATCCTTGGCCTTTGCATTCGGGCTAGTGATACTGAACAGTGTATTGTACTTATTGCCTTTACCTGCTAGTATCAAAGCTAAATTTAgggaataa
- the LOC105687113 gene encoding PDZ domain-containing protein GIPC3 encodes MPLFKPKNSARSPTYDKTNSSPQIYDAGHTNSDGNSTSPANGNLNRSKSQEPPMSPVGRPQLIFHCQLAHGSPTGLISGFSNVKELYQKIAECYEIPPSEILFCTLNTHKVDMLKLLGGQIGLDDFIFAHKKGRPKEIELVKNDDALGLTITDNGAGYAFIKRIREGSVIDNAKVIQVGDHIEKINDEILVGRRHFEVAKLLKEIPKGTTFTLRLIEPQKNGFGSIGPRGDPRKGKKQVYGSGKETLRFRADGSVQIEEVPDDSATYGVEKINGLLESFMGINDNELATQIWELAEGKDNSMDFAEAIDNSDLEVFGFTDDFVIELWGAVTDARAGRLR; translated from the exons ATGCCATTATTCAAACCGAAGAATTCGGCCAGGTCACCAACTTATGATAAGACCAATAGTTCTCCGCAAATTTACGACGCTGGACATACGAATAGTGATGGAAATTCGACTAGTCCTGCAAACGGTAATTTGAATCGATCAAAATCTCAGGAACCACCAATGAGCCCCGTCGGGAGACCTCAATTGATATTTCACTGTCAATTGGCTCACGGAAGTCCAACTGGATTAATATCCGGGTTCAGCAACGTCAAGGAACTCTATCAAAAAATCGCGGAATGCTATGAAATCCCACCGTCCGAG ataCTCTTTTGCACACTCAACACACACAAGGTGGATATGCTGAAATTATTAGGTGGTCAAATTGGCTTGGATGACTTTATTTTTGCACACAAGAAAG GTAGGCCTAAAGAAATAGAGCTTGTGAAAAATGACGATGCCTTGGGTCTAACGATAACAGATAATGGCGCAGGATATGCTTTCATTAAACGTATAAGAGAGGGATCAGTTATCGACAATGCTAAAGTCATTCAAGTTGGTGATcatatcgaaaaaataaatgacgagaTTTTGGTTGGACGAAGACATTTCGAGGTGGCTAAATTGTTgaaagaaattcccaaaggAACCACGTTCACATTACGACTTATCGAGCCCCAGAAAAATGGATTTGGAAGTATTGGCCCTAGAGGAGACCcgagaaagggaaagaaacAGGTCTATGGTTCCGGAAAAGAAACCTTGAGGTTCAGAGCAGATGGAAGTGTCCAAATTGAAGAAGTG CCGGATGATTCGGCCACGTATGgtgttgagaaaattaatgGATTGCTAGAGAGTTTCATGGGTATAAACGACAATGAACTGG CCACGCAAATTTGGGAATTAGCAGAAGGCAAAGATAATAGCATGGATTTTGCTGAAGCCATTGATAATTCTGATTTGGAAGTATTCGGTTTTACTGACGATTTTGTAATCGAATTGTGGGGAGCTGTAACCGATGCTAGAGCTGGTCGTCTACGATGA
- the LOC105687109 gene encoding ATP-binding cassette sub-family G member 8, giving the protein MGSEAWELERRYSVPGALDTRGLEPPASEDLHAWSIYRQNLNSDFTDSALGSAEKSPLPYGNFQLRDSTVQSILRHPRYGPKSPLANNSYTYLKFGLPRVLPPSRMRDGSSGYDSSEEGRRVPHNGGGAQTSAMRSARSDPDFRQVHALPREQASSQINIRESSRLRSVSEANLLNTYRPSRRHSMAPTEPGYVHGALGPENFPMQIRPVMAMQHPHLQFRGVEASGSNGLPLLRGISLEAGANEVLAVMATTEREGTLLMETISGQRKIKRGDILLNGRSMSASLLRSRVAYLSAESTLSPGLTAEQTLTFYLRLQGGSASSSMESDAILQELGLEATKHCLVNTLTTSEVRRLALACRLLQDSHILALDRPTHGLDIFDAFFLVEYLRQWAGRGPRLVVLTLHPPTYEILTMVSRVALTSGGRIMYTGPRRDMLPYFALAEFPCPPFKNPSDYYLDLVTLDDLSAEAMLESSQRIDHLAELARIRLPGLTDPGPPGPLPLPISSVNIFIQIYVLLLKTLIYSQPGALAKILQKILLSASLSIVLGAVFWNVSNDTNLYLRDRIGMHYASFGVLCWPLNLIAISEVNAARPSVEREIRDRLYGRFVYIFIELLCGIPSWCAIYLIYLAPAFAMSGLHLAPDENLTALWHYLANGLLYLMFQHLICVFFAHICKWPGLAAFFSGLIICEITLAGGVSLHLENFPWWYRQWSPMQWVLSLLLPQVHGPCKAKQILRQDIIVQATCETPDGAAALQEIGLDKIKTQAVLWLSVSTAVLIVLIIIGFLIFKYATPKRPRSAPNKP; this is encoded by the exons ATGGGATCCGAAGCTTGGGAATTAGAGAGGCGATACTCCGTCCCTGGAGCACTGGATACCCGGGGTCTGGAACCACCTGCCAGCGAAGACTTGCACGCCTGGTCAATTTATAG gCAAAATCTCAACTCTGACTTTACCGACTCAGCTTTGGGTTCAGCGGAGAAGTCTCCTTTACCGTATGGTAATTTTCAGCTCAGAGATTCAACGGTTCAAAGCATATTACGGCATCCAAGATATGGTCCCAAGAGTCCGTTGGCAAataattcatatacatatctaaAATTCGGACTTCCAAGGGTGCTGCCTCCGTCTAGGATGCGGGATGGTTCTAGCGGCTATGATTCGAGCGAGGAAGGGCGCAGGGTACCTCATAATGGGGGTGGCGCACAAACGAGTGCCATGAGATCGGCTAGGAGCGATCCAGACTTTCGACAAGTTCATGCTCTGCCTAGAGAACAGGCGAGTTCTCAAATTAATATCAGGGAGAGTTCGAGGCTCAGAAGTGTCAGTGAGGCCAATTTGTTGAATACCTATAGACCCAGTCGGAGACACAGTATGGCACCAACTGAGCCTGGATATGTACACGGTGCTCTAGgtccggaaaattttccaatgcaGATTAGGCCAGTAATGGCAATGCAACACCCGCATTTACAATTTAGAGGCGTTGAGGCCTCTGGATCTAATGGACTGCCTTTATTACGAGGTATATCATTGGAAGCAGGAGCCAATGAGGTACTCGCTGTAATGGCCACGACAGAAAGAGAAGGAACACTTTTGATGGAGACTATTTCTGGGCAAAGGAAAATTAAACGAGGAGATATTTTGCTCAATGGACGATCCATGTCGGCTTCTTTGTTGAG ATCACGTGTTGCTTATTTATCGGCAGAAAGTACTCTGAGTCCAGGTCTTACGGCGGAGCAAACGTTGACCTTTTATTTGAGATTACAAGGAGGCTCGGCGTCATCTTCAATGGAATCAGATGCTATTCTCCAAGAGCTTGGTTTAGAAGCGACGAAGCACTGTCTTGTCAATACCCTTACTACGTCAGAAGTCCGTAGACTGGCTTTGGCGTGTCGACTGCTGCAAGATTCACACATATTGGCTCTGGACAGACCGACACACGGCCTCGATATTTTTGACGCATTTTTCCTTGTTGAATACTTGAGGCAATGGGCTGGGCGAGGACCGAGACTTGTAGTTCTAACCCTTCACCCTCCGACCTATGAGATACTGACTATGGTCTCCAGAGTTGCGCTTACGTCTGGTGGTAGAATCATGTACACCGGTCCTAGGAGAGACATGTTACCCTATTTTGCACTGGCTGAGTTTCCTTGTCCGCCATTTAAGAATCCTTCAGACTATTATC TCGACCTAGTCACATTAGATGATCTGTCTGCAGAAGCAATGCTGGAATCGTCGCAGCGGATAGATCACTTGGCGGAATTGGCCAGGATAAGATTACCGGGATTAACTGACCCTGGACCACCCGGACCATTGCCCCTTCCTATATCGAGTGTGAATATATTCATACAAATTTACGTCCTACTCCTAAAGACTTTGATATACAGCCAGCCTGGAGCActtgcaaaaattttacaaaaaattttgttgtCTGCATCTTTGAGTATAGTACTCGGTGCAGTATTTTGGAACGTATCCAATGACACAAACTTATATTTAAGGGACAGAATTGGAATGCATTACGCCAGTTTTGGCGTGTTATGCTGGCCACTTAATTTAATAGCTATCAGTGAAGTAAATGCAGCTAGACCCAGTGTCGAGAGAGAAATCAGGGACAGATTGTACGGACGATTCGTCTATATTTTTATAGAG ttGCTGTGTGGTATACCTTCATGGTGTGCTATATACCTGATATATTTGGCTCCAGCATTTGCAATGTCTGGCCTGCATTTAGCTCcagatgaaaatttgactGCGCTGTGGCATTACCTCGCGAATGGGTTGCTGTATTTGATGTTTCAGCACTTGATATGCGTCTTCTTCGCTCATATTTGCAAATGGCCTGGCTTGGCAGCATTTTTCTCCGGCTTAATAATCTGCGAAATAACATTGGCCGGTGGCGTAAGCTtacatttggaaaatttcccatGGTGGTACAGGCAATGGAGTCCGATGCAATGGGTACTGTCTTTGTTACTACCGCAAGTACACGGACCTTGCAAAGCTAAACAAATTTTACGCCAAGATATAATCGTTCAAGCAACTTGTGAAACTCCTGACGGTGCTGCAGCTTTGCAGGAAATTGGTCTTGACAAAATCAAGACTCAAGCAGTTTTATGGTTGAGTGTTTCGACCGCAGTCTTGATCGTTTTAATTATAATaggatttttaatatttaaatatgCTACGCCCAAACGACCGAGAAGCGCACCAAATAAACCGTGA
- the LOC105687112 gene encoding succinyl-CoA:3-ketoacid-coenzyme A transferase, mitochondrial, whose amino-acid sequence MAFLTCGIIRIFSRECRISYKQIQLAKVSVSRFSTAADVKDQQPEITLKPPVGDGKIFKSAEEVTSDIHNGAKLLVGGFGLCGIPENLIAALLKRGSSELTVVSNNAGVDDFGLGLLLKQNRIKRIIASYVGENAEFERQYLSGQLEVELTPQGTLAERIRAGGAGIPAFYTATGFGTIVQDGNAVIKYDSKGAPEISGESKEDGQFNGRNYVLETAITGDFALVKAWKADKAGNLIFRKSARNFNPVMCKAAQVTIAEVEEIVEIGELDPDNVHVPGIYVNRIIKGPSYEKRIEKTTIKRPAKPTKITPAGKARERIIRRAALEFKNGMYANLGIGIPMLASNYIPKGIQVTLQSENGILGLGPFPSENEVDPDLINAGKETVTVVPGASYFGSDESFAMIRGGHIDLTILGGMQVSQKGDLANWMIPGTMVKGMGGAMDLVAASNTKVVVTMEHKARDGRPKILANCTLPVTGQGCVDLIITDLAVFEVIHDEGLRLIELAPDVEIADVISSTGCEFDVAKDLKVMGQVVIDGDA is encoded by the exons ATGGCATTTTTGACATGCGGTATAATTCGGATCTTCTCAAGAGAGTGTAGAATTAGTTATAAACAAATACAGCTGGCTAAG GTTTCTGTCTCACGGTTTTCTACCGCAGCTGATGTTAAGGATCAGCAGCCCGAAATTACATTGAAACCTCCAGtcggagatggaaaaattttcaaatcagcaGAGGAAGTCACCTCTGATATACATAATGGAGCTAAGTTGCTAGTTGGTGGTTTCGGTCTATGTGGAATTCCAGAAAATCTTATAGCAGCTCTTTTAAAAAGGGGTTCTTCAGAACTTACAGTGGTCTCAAATAATGCTGGTGTAGACGATTTTGGGTTGGGCTTATTATTAAAACAAAATAGAATCAAAAGAATTATTGCCTCCTATGTGGGAGAGAATGCAGAATTTGAAAGACAGTATCTCTCAGGGCAGCTGGAGGTCGAATTAACTCCTCAG GGAACTTTAGCGGAAAGAATCCGAGCTGGTGGAGCTGGTATCCCAGCATTTTACACAGCCACAGGTTTTGGGACAATAGTCCAAGATGGCAATGCCGTTATAAAGTATGATTCAAAGGGTGCACCAGAGATATCAGGAGAATCAAAAGAAGATGGTCAGTTCAATGGGCGTAATTATGTTCTGGAAACCGCGATAACTGGAGATTTCGCACTGGTGAAGGCATGGAAAGCTGATAAGGCAGGAAATTTGATATTCAGAAAGTCAGCAAGAAACTTCAACCCAGTTATGTGTAAGGCTGCTCAAGTAACGATTGCTGAAGTTGAGGAAATAGTAGAGATTGGTGAACTAGATCCAGATAATGTACATGTTCCTGGCATATATGTGAACCGAATTATTAAAGGCCCTTCATATGAGAAGCGAATTGAG AAAACCACAATAAAGAGGCCTgcaaaaccaacaaaaataacacCTGCCGGTAAAGCGAGAGAAAGGATAATACGTCGTGCAGCACTTGAGTTTAAAAATGGGATGTACG ctAATTTGGGAATAGGCATACCCATGCTTGCCAGTAACTACATTCCCAAAGGAATTCAAGTTACTCTGCAATCAGAAAATGGAATTCTTGGACTAGGCCCATTCCCAAGTGAAAATGAAGTAGATCCAGATTTAATTAATGCTGGTAAAGAAACTGTCACAGTTGTACCCGGGGCTTCATATTTCGGAAGTGACGAAAGTTTTGCAATGATTAGAGG TGGTCATATCGACTTGACAATTCTTGGAGGGATGCAAGTATCTCAAAAAGGGGACCTGGCAAATTGGATGATTCCGGGAACTATGGTGAAAGGAATGGGCGGAGCAATGGATCTCGTAGCGGCATCTAATACCAAAGTTGTTGTGACTATGGAACACAAGGCTCGTGATGGTCGACCTAAAATTTTAGCAAATTGCACACTCCCAGTAACAG GTCAAGGTTGCGTGGACTTAATCATCACAGATCTTGCTGTATTTGAAGTGATACATGATGAAGGCTTAAGACTTATCGAGTTGGCTCCCGATGTGGAGATCGCAGACGTTATAAGTTCTACAGGATGTGAATTCGATGTAGCAAAGGATTTGAAAGTAATGGGACAAGTGGTGATTGACGGAGATGCCTAG
- the LOC105687003 gene encoding glucoside xylosyltransferase 1, whose amino-acid sequence MKSLYRLAVLCLAFAGLILLLNFTTNSFNKLPNAHFKSAIPSENLKPILGNEREVVICVVACGDRLSESLTMLKSALVFAKRPLKFIVISDNDLIPAFNEKLTEWIIMSNKTFNFAVKPITFPEQSDVRMWKKLFKPCAAQRLFLPTLLNDTDAVLYVDTDTLFLAPPELIWDEFKKMNSSQLAALSPEHEDPNTGWYNRFAKHPYYGKLGVNSGIMLMNLTRMREFRWADYVIPIHKEYRLKITWGDQDIINIIFYYHPERLYIYPCRYNYRPDHCMYMSVCTEAEKKGALVLHGSRGTFHSEKQPPFKAVFRAMEEYQLDTDPFENFLIPMKNYLTLDDRSNCGKVWKVFVLQPELHLDPRSRS is encoded by the exons ATGAAATCTCTGTACAGGTTAGCTGTATTGTGCCTTGCCTTCGCTGGCCTGATATTGCTGCTCAATTTCACAACAAATTCTTTTAACAAACTGCCCAATGCCCATTTTAAAAGTGCCATTCCTTCCGAAAATCTCAAACCGATACTTGGCAATGAACGAGAAGTTGTGATATGCGTTGTAGCTTGTGGAGATCGGTTGAGTGAATCGCTAACGATGCTTAAATCTGCTCTGGTATTTGCCAAGCGACCTTTGAAATTCATAGTTATTTCCGACAACGATCTCATCCCGGccttcaatgaaaaattaacagaaTGGATAATCATGTCCAACAAAACATTCAACTTTGCTGTTAAGCCCATTACTTTCCCAGAACAAAGCGACGTGAGAATGTGGAAGAAACTGTTCAAGCCTTGCGCAGCACAGAGATTATTTTTACCT ACCCTGCTGAATGACACCGATGCAGTCTTATACGTGGATACAGACACCTTATTTCTTGCTCCGCCAGAACTGATATGGGATgagtttaaaaaaatgaattccagCCAGCTTGCGGCTCTCAGTCCTGAGCACGAAGATCCCAACACTGGGTGGTATAATAGATTTGCAAAGCACCCATATTATGGAAAATTGGGGGTGAACTCTGGAATAATGCTAATGAATTTAACCAGAATGAGAGAATTCAGGTGGGCGGACTACGTAATTCCTATACACAAGGAATATCGCCTGAAAATAACTTGGGGAGACCAGGATATTATAAACATAATATTCTACTACCACCCGGAACGGCTCTACATCTATCCTTGTCGATACAACTATAGACCAGATCATTGCATGTATATGTCTGTTTGTACCGAGGCAGAAAAGAAAGGCGCCTTGGTTCTACATGGCTCTAGAGGAACCTTTCATTCAGAAAAACAACCTCCATTTAAAGCTGTTTTTCGTGCAATGGAAGAGTATCAGCTAGACACAGATCCTTTTGAAAACTTCTTAATCCCAATGAAAAATTACCTCACCCTAGATGACAGATCTAACTGTGGAAAAGTGTGGAAAGTCTTTGTACTTCAGCCagaattgcatcttgatcCCAGATCGAGGTCATAG